From the genome of Variovorax sp. RA8, one region includes:
- a CDS encoding thiolase family protein produces MTHRDIVLCHPVRTAIGTYGGSLKDVAAPDLGAVVLRETLRLSGLPADKVQTLVMGNVIQAGVKMNPARQAGIAAGLPVEVPALTVNRVCGSGAQAIVSAALEVWSGMVDCAVAGGMENMDRAPYLLPQGRWGARMGDVTLFDSMLRDGLNDAFSGQHSGWHTEELVEARGISREDQDRWALRSQERFSAAQAAGRFDAEIAVVEVETRKGPARFAKDEHNRPETTAESLARLKPAFRKDGTITAGSAPGLNSGAAAMFVAERQWAEKNFLKPMARLVSYGIGAVEPAFFGLGPVPAVTQALARAGWTASEVQRVEINEAFAAITLACLRELGFAEEVVNVEGGAIAHGHPIGASGAVLATRLIHSMSRDGLKRGVVTLCIGGGQGIALAIEVL; encoded by the coding sequence ATGACCCATCGCGACATTGTTCTTTGTCATCCGGTTCGCACTGCCATCGGCACCTACGGCGGCAGCCTCAAGGATGTGGCGGCCCCCGACCTCGGCGCAGTGGTACTGCGGGAAACTCTCAGGTTGTCCGGCCTGCCTGCGGACAAGGTGCAGACCCTGGTGATGGGCAATGTCATCCAGGCCGGCGTGAAGATGAACCCGGCGCGCCAGGCTGGCATTGCGGCGGGACTGCCGGTCGAGGTGCCCGCACTGACGGTCAACCGCGTCTGCGGCTCAGGGGCGCAGGCCATCGTCAGCGCTGCGCTGGAGGTGTGGTCGGGCATGGTCGACTGCGCCGTCGCCGGCGGCATGGAAAACATGGATCGCGCGCCCTACCTGCTGCCGCAGGGGCGCTGGGGAGCGCGCATGGGCGATGTCACCTTGTTCGACAGCATGTTGCGCGATGGCCTCAACGACGCGTTCAGCGGCCAGCACTCGGGGTGGCACACCGAAGAACTGGTGGAGGCCCGCGGCATCTCTCGCGAGGACCAGGATCGATGGGCTCTTCGCTCCCAGGAACGCTTCTCGGCGGCGCAAGCCGCCGGCCGCTTCGATGCGGAGATCGCGGTGGTCGAGGTCGAGACGCGCAAGGGTCCGGCGCGGTTCGCCAAGGACGAGCACAACCGCCCCGAGACCACGGCCGAGTCGCTGGCCCGGCTGAAGCCCGCGTTCCGCAAGGACGGAACCATCACCGCCGGCAGCGCGCCGGGCCTGAACTCCGGCGCCGCGGCGATGTTCGTCGCCGAGCGTCAATGGGCCGAGAAGAACTTTCTCAAGCCCATGGCACGGCTGGTGTCCTACGGGATCGGCGCCGTGGAACCTGCCTTCTTCGGCCTTGGGCCCGTGCCTGCCGTCACCCAGGCCCTGGCGCGCGCTGGATGGACTGCGAGCGAAGTCCAGCGCGTGGAGATCAACGAAGCGTTCGCCGCCATCACGCTGGCGTGCCTGCGCGAACTCGGTTTCGCGGAAGAGGTGGTGAACGTCGAGGGCGGCGCCATTGCCCATGGCCATCCCATCGGCGCCAGCGGCGCGGTGCTGGCCACGCGGCTGATCCACTCGATGAGCCGCGACGGGCTCAAGCGTGGCGTCGTCACGCTGTGCATCGGCGGCGGCCAGGGCATCGCGTTGGCGATCGAGGTGCTCTGA
- a CDS encoding ribose-phosphate diphosphokinase, whose protein sequence is MLIFSLEPGNPFARTLADALNVPLSPHEERLFDDGERKLRPLVDPCGADAYVVLSLHGGPLDSPHDKLCRLLMFIGTLKDHGAARVTALVPYIAYARKDLRTKPYDPLGLRYVAQWLESAGMTQLIVLEAHNAAALQNAFRCPTIHLSAHHAFWPMAREMARQGPIAVASPDPGGVKRALLWREALEAQLREPVRFAMVDKRRSAGVVSGGELVAGDVAGATVLLLDDLIAAGDTMLRGARALRRAGAKAVVGCAAHGLFVGQASQALACDDLSRLIVTDSVPPFRLPEGGPVRARLDVASVVPMFAEALSANHAAWRHQASRIHAPFQAVQGSCCVDQVAGGLG, encoded by the coding sequence ATGCTCATCTTTTCCCTCGAGCCCGGCAATCCTTTCGCTCGCACGCTCGCCGATGCGCTGAATGTGCCTCTGTCACCGCACGAGGAGCGGCTGTTCGACGACGGCGAGCGCAAGCTTCGACCACTGGTGGATCCTTGCGGGGCCGATGCGTACGTGGTGCTGAGCCTGCATGGCGGACCGCTGGACAGCCCCCACGACAAGCTCTGTCGCCTCCTGATGTTCATCGGCACGTTGAAGGACCATGGCGCCGCGCGCGTGACCGCGCTAGTTCCATACATCGCCTACGCGCGCAAGGATCTGCGGACCAAGCCATACGACCCGCTGGGGCTGCGTTACGTGGCGCAGTGGCTGGAGTCCGCGGGCATGACACAGCTCATCGTGCTGGAGGCGCACAACGCCGCCGCTTTGCAGAATGCCTTTCGCTGCCCCACGATCCATCTGTCCGCTCACCATGCTTTTTGGCCGATGGCGCGGGAAATGGCCCGACAGGGACCGATTGCGGTGGCCTCGCCCGACCCCGGGGGCGTCAAGCGGGCGCTGTTGTGGCGCGAGGCGCTGGAGGCGCAGTTGCGCGAGCCGGTGCGCTTCGCGATGGTCGACAAGCGCCGCAGCGCCGGCGTGGTGAGCGGGGGCGAATTGGTTGCCGGCGACGTGGCAGGCGCGACCGTCCTCCTGCTCGATGACCTGATCGCTGCCGGCGACACCATGCTGCGCGGCGCTCGCGCATTGCGGCGTGCGGGCGCCAAGGCGGTGGTCGGGTGTGCGGCGCACGGCCTCTTCGTCGGCCAGGCGTCGCAGGCCTTGGCGTGCGACGATCTGTCGCGTCTGATCGTGACGGACAGCGTGCCGCCGTTCCGCCTGCCCGAAGGCGGCCCGGTGCGAGCCAGGCTCGACGTCGCGTCCGTGGTACCGATGTTCGCCGAAGCCCTCAGCGCCAACCATGCGGCCTGGAGACACCAGGCCTCACGCATCCATGCACCGTTCCAGGCCGTCCAGGGCAGCTGCTGCGTGGACCAGGTAGCGGGAGGCTTGGGGTAG
- a CDS encoding formate/nitrite transporter family protein: MPASDAHPSAHRTQPLHRHATFGADAYAPTEVAARVRDLGVAKARLPWATQAMLGVLAGAFIGFGALMFTLVASDASLGFAVSRLLGGLAFSLGLLLVVVAGAELFTGNHLIAMAWASGEVGSGELLRNWAVVCLANLVGAAGLALLVFLSGHTSMNGGAVAATALRIATAKAEVPIGELFFRGVLCNVLVCMATWMAMAGRSVADKAVAIVFPITAFVAAGFEHSIANMYFFPLAMLLGAPLTMLDLLRNLGPVIAGNLVGGSVLVALVYWTIYLRPQRR; this comes from the coding sequence ATGCCAGCCAGCGACGCCCACCCGTCGGCTCACCGAACGCAGCCGCTCCATCGTCATGCCACGTTCGGTGCCGATGCCTATGCACCGACCGAGGTCGCCGCGCGCGTACGCGACCTCGGCGTAGCCAAGGCGCGCCTGCCGTGGGCGACGCAGGCGATGCTGGGCGTCCTGGCCGGCGCCTTCATCGGCTTCGGCGCGTTGATGTTCACGCTGGTAGCCAGCGACGCATCCCTCGGCTTCGCCGTCTCGCGGCTCCTCGGCGGGCTCGCCTTCTCGCTCGGGCTGTTGCTGGTGGTGGTGGCCGGCGCGGAGCTGTTCACCGGCAACCACCTGATAGCAATGGCGTGGGCAAGCGGCGAGGTTGGCAGCGGGGAGCTGCTGCGCAACTGGGCGGTGGTCTGCCTTGCCAACCTGGTCGGGGCGGCCGGCCTGGCGCTGCTGGTGTTCTTGTCCGGACATACCTCGATGAACGGCGGTGCAGTCGCCGCAACCGCGCTTCGAATCGCCACCGCCAAGGCCGAGGTGCCGATCGGCGAACTGTTCTTTCGCGGCGTCCTGTGCAACGTGCTCGTGTGCATGGCGACCTGGATGGCAATGGCCGGCCGCAGCGTGGCGGACAAGGCGGTGGCGATCGTCTTTCCGATCACCGCGTTCGTCGCTGCCGGCTTCGAGCATTCGATCGCCAACATGTATTTCTTCCCGCTGGCGATGCTGCTGGGCGCGCCGCTGACCATGCTGGATCTGCTGCGCAACCTGGGACCGGTGATCGCCGGCAACCTGGTGGGCGGCAGCGTGCTTGTCGCCCTCGTCTATTGGACGATCTACCTGCGCCCGCAACGACGTTGA